One uncultured Caproiciproducens sp. DNA segment encodes these proteins:
- a CDS encoding DUF1858 domain-containing protein, which produces MAVITKDTIIGDILDIDKTTAPFFMEMGMHCLGCPSSRGETLEQACMVHGVDADDMVKKLNDHIAAK; this is translated from the coding sequence ATGGCTGTTATAACAAAAGATACGATTATCGGTGATATTCTAGATATTGATAAAACGACGGCACCTTTTTTTATGGAAATGGGCATGCATTGTCTGGGCTGCCCTTCGTCCCGGGGCGAAACTCTTGAGCAGGCGTGCATGGTACATGGCGTTGATGCAGATGATATGGTGAAAAAATTAAATGATCATATTGCAGCGAAGTAA